The Candidatus Bathyarchaeota archaeon DNA window ATAAAAAGGGGCATCTCTGCATCGAATCGGTAAGTGACGATTTACAGAAATTGTATCCGCAAGCCGCAGCTCAAATTCTACAAAAACTAGAACCGAAGGAAAACGATGCAATCGTCATAGCCAGCGCCGAGTCTGCTCTTAAAGCTAAACGCGGTGCCTTTGCAGCCAGTTGGTCACTGATCCGTTAAGTCGTGTATTTTTCACCATAGTTGAGGATGCGTTCAAGCGTGGTGTTGATGTTAACCATGCCTTCGTTGGTTTTTGAAGATACAGGCATCAAAAGGAACTTTAAGCCTAACTTGGTGATGGCTTGCATCATGTTACGGCTAAAAAGGCGTTTGGTGCCCTCCAGTTTCTGTTCAATCGCGCTCTCAAGGGCCATGGGATTAGCTGACCACGAAGCAATGGTTTGTGCATCTTTTTTGGGAATCAAATCCATCTTGGAGAGCACATGCACCTGCGGCGTGAAGAAGCGGTTGTAAACGGCTGCGGAAAGGAACATGTTAGAGACATAATTTAGCGGGTTTATAGAAAAGACCGCATCGAAGAGATAAATCAGCGCTTTAGGCTCCTTAGTGAGCTCGTTTACGATGTAGGGTCCACTTGCGCGGAAAGCAAACAACTCCATCTGCCCCGGAGTGTCAACCAAAACGATGTCCGCATGAACTTCTTCGATATCGCGTGTCAAGTTTTCGATTTCATCGGCAATCAAGTCTGCCGCCATAATCAAGGCTCCATTGGGGCCGAGGTTGTATTTCTCCATCAAGTTGCCCACGTCAACGTAGTTGCGGACATCCACATCTGGTTGATAGGGCAGTTTAAGCGCTCCGGGGTCCAGGTTGACGACTGCGACGTCTTGCTTGCTCATTTTTAGCCAATCTGCAAACGCGGCAGTGAATAGGGATTTGCCGCTGCCAGCGGTTCCTATGATGAATGCTAAGGGCATGGGTGTGAGTCTCCGTTTACGATGAGCGACGATAGAAGTAATGAACCTTTCTACCCGTCCAAACGCCACAAAACGAGTGTTTCACCCTACTGCTCTGCGGCCTCCTCCCCTCACTTATATATAGAACTAATTTTAGAAGTCAACTATTCAAAGTAACACTACGCGTTATAGGACGCAGGGTTGTTAGCGTTAACCGGCATCATAGTAAGGGCATTTGGGGCTATTTTATACCACATTGAGAGGAGACCTTTTCTCCTGCAGCATATTATCAAATTCCACTCTTTTTGTGTTCGGCTTAGCAATGCTTACGCTTACACTACTTTTTTCGCGCCTTGAAGGGAAAATTCAAATATTAGAAAAAGCTTAACAAAAACGTAATAGTTAAGAATTTTAGCATTAAAGCAGGTGGTTATATGAGTGAAAGGAAATATAAGCCAAAAGCTCGACTTACTGCCATAACCGGATTAGCGCTCCTTCTGGGTATAACAATCGCCACGTATCTTTCGAGTTACGACCCTGAGGCATTTCAAAAAATCTATCCAAATTGGTTCTTTTTCTTTTGGGGAATCGGCCTGACAAGCTTAGCTAGTGCCATGGAAATTTCGATTCTCGAGACCAGAATAAAACTTCTCGAGGAGAAGTTGAAACCGAAAAACCCCTAATTTTTCTGCAAAAAACAAATCAAGTTAGAACTAGTAATTCCAAAACGGTTTTTGCCGTTTTTAGCGAAAACATCTTTAGCAATAAACAGCGATGAATAGTAGAGGATAGATGTTTAGAAAAGCAACCGTCTGCTTATTCTCCCTTGCACTGCTTCTGCTTCCAAGCGTCGCACTAGCCGAGCAGCCGCTGGATTGGCCGATGTTCCGCGGCAACCTCAAAAACGACGGAGCCACAACTTCAGCCGCACCCCAGTCGAACCAGACGCTTTGGAAGTTTAACACGGGCGGTCAAGTAGGTTCCCCCACAGTAGTCGACGGTGTGGTCTATGTGGGTTCTTATGATCATAACGTGTACGCTTTCGACGCGGCAACGGGCAAGGTTATTTGGGCTTATGAAACGGGCAGTATTGTGATTTCGAAGCCTGCGGTTTCGGGCGGCATCGTCTGCGTGGGTTCGGAAGATTTTAACCTTTACGCCCTTGATGCAGCCACGGGGCGGAAGCTTTGGAATTTTTCGACAGGCTACTACGTGGATTCTGACCCAGCCATCGTTGACGGGGTGGTTTATTTTGGTTCGGAGGACAGCAAAGTCTACGCCCTAAATCTTGCCAGTGGCGAGTTGTTGTGGAGTTATCAGACAGGCGACAGCATAATGCTTTCCGCAACAGTCGTCAGCGAAGGCTTAGTGTACGTGGGCTCGCTGGATAGGAAGCTCTACTGCTTAAACGCAGCCGACGGCGCATTGGTTTGGAGCTACACGACAGGGGACCAGATTATTTCTGTGCCTGCAGTCGCCAACGGAACCGTCTACGTGGGCTCAGCGGACAACTATGTCTACGCTTTGGGCGCAGTGGATGGTAGCTTGAAATGGCGGTTCCAAACTGGAGATGATGTTTACTCTTCGCCTCAAATGGTGGATGGCGTGGTCTATGTGGGGTCGCTTGACGGCAGAGTGTACGCGCTCGATGCGACGGATGGGGAGCAGGTTTGGGCTTTTGAGGCAGGTGCAGGTATCGCGTCTTCGCCAACCGTTGCAGACGGCGTGGTTTACGTGGGAGCAAACGATAACAGGCTCTATGCTCTTAACGCGTCAACTGGGTTGCCCAAATGGAGTTACACTACAGGTGACATCGTTATTTCTTGCCCCGCAGTGGCAGGGGGGATGGTTTTTGTGGGGTCTTGGGATGGCAGATTCTACGCTTTCAGCACTGAGCTGGGTGTTTTGATGTGGAGTTTCTCAACGGGGGGCAAAATTGACTCTTCGCCCACGGTGGCGGATGGGCGGGTTTATGTTGGTTCTCATGACGGCAAAATCTACGCTTTGGACGCTTACACGGGGATGGTGGGTTACGACTGGGAACTCCACAACACCGTAGTTTGGAGCTACGATACAGGCGACATGGTTATGTTCTCCAGCCCCGCCATCGCCGACGGCACAATCTATGTGGCTTCCTACAACGGCAAAATCTACGCCCTCGACGCCCAAACAGGCAGCCTCAAATGGAGTTACCTGACGGGTTTCGCGGTGGTTTCTTCCCCCACAGTCTACGACGGCGTGGTGTATGTTGGTTCGGAGGACTTTGTTTTCTACGCGCTTAACGCTTCTGACGGTGCCTTGCTATGGAAGTTTGAGACTGGCGACCAGATTGTGGTTTCCTCCGCCGCCTTAGTGAATGGCACGGTGTTTTTTGGGTCAAACGACGGCTACGTTTACGCTTTGGACGCTTCTGATGGGGATTTGGTGTGGAAGTTTAAGACGGGAGGGCATGTGGTTTCTTCGCCTGCCGTTGTGGATGGCGTGTTGTATGTGGGCTCCTATGACCGCAATGTGTATGCCCTAAAATCCTCAGATGGCACGCTACTGTGGAGTTTCGCAACTGGCAACGCAGTTTCTTCTTCACCCTCAGTAGCTAACGGTTTGGTTTATGTGGGCTCCGACGACAACAAACTCTACGCATTGCACGCCTCGGATGGCTCTGAAGCGTGGACTTACACCACACAGGGACCGGTGGCTTCTTCGCCCGCAATAGCTGGCGACACAGTGCTTTTTGGCTCCTACGACGGCAAACTCTACGCCCTCAACACCCAAACAGGTGCATTGAGGTGGAGTTATCAGACAGAAGACAAAGTCGTCTCCTCACCCACCGCAGCAAACGGCATAGTTTACGTTGGCTCCTACGACCACATGGTCTACGCCTTTGGCTCTGTGCAAGACCGTGACGGTTCAGACGGTTTACCTGTTGGGTTGGTTGCACGTGTGGTGATTGCGGTTTCGCTAATTGCAGTCATAGGCGCACTTATCTGGCTTAGGAAAAACAAATGCCACCCTTAAATGCAGACCTGCAAATGCACAGAATCTTGAAATTTCCAGCTAAGATGCGTAAGCTATATCCAAATCGATTCAATAAGCATCCATAACACTCCAGCACACACGTGAACATGTTATGGCGTCTAACAAAAAAGTAGCCCTCGTCAATCCACCTCTCCCAGTAGATATCGGTCATCACCCACAGTTTCCGCCGCTTGGTTTAGCCTACATGGCGGCTGTGCTGGACCAGAACGGGTTTGAAGTCAAAGTCATCGACTGCCCAGTCAGCCACTACGACCACGACAAACTCAAGGCGGAGTTGTCAGCGTTCCAGCCAGCCCTAATCGGCACGGGCTCGATGACGCCAACCATTGAATCCGCGTTTAAGTGCGCTCAGGTGGCACGGGAAGTGTGCCCAGAAGCCCGCATAGTCATGGGCGGCCCACACGCGACCTTTTCAGACAGTGAAGTTCTCACAATTGAGAAAACTGTTGATGTAATTGTTCGGGGTGAAGGCGAAGAAACGCTGCTTGAACTCGCCAAACAACCCGACACAGGAATGAAACTTGGCGACATCAAAGGCATAAGCTTCCGCAAAGATGGCGAAGTTATCCGCACCGCAGACCGCCCCTTCATAGCCGACCTTGACGCTTTGCCGCTACCAGCATACAAGTTCTTGCCCATCGAGAAATACTACGTCTCCAAACGTAAACTGCTGCCAATCATAACCAGCCGCGGTTGCCCTTACGCTTGCAGTTTCTGTGTAGCGTCTCAGATGTTTGGTCAACGTTTTCGTGCGCGTAGCCCAAAAAATGTGCTTGACGAGTTAGAGTGGCTGCAAAACGAGTTCGGCGCAGAAGGGGTCGCATTTCAAGATGACACATTCACCTTTGACCGCAAACGCGCCATGGCAATCTGCGACGGCATGATCGAACGCAAGCTAAAGTTGCATTGGGGGTGTGGTACCCGCGCGGACGTCGTCACCAAAGAAGTTCTTGACAAGATGGCCAAGGCGCATTGCGACGAAACGATGTTCGGCGTGGAATCAGGCTGTACCAGCATGCGTGCGGTTCTCAAGAAGGGGGTAACTAACGAGCAGATCGAGAACGCTATCAAATGGGCAAAAGACGCAGGCATGTTTGTCACCGTCTCAGTCATCTTAGGTTACCCTGGTGAAACTAAAGAAACCTTGCAGGAAACATTGGATTTCGCAGCAAAAATTCAGCCCGACGATGTTTGGCTCTGCCACGCCACACCATACCCAGGCACACACCTCCGCGAAATTGTGGTCAAAAACGGTTGGCCGATGTCGCAGGATTGGAAAACTTACAACACGATGAACCCTATCTATGAAGACCCGAATTTGCCAGCTAAAGAAATCGCGGAGATGCGAAGACGCTTCTACAACAAGTTCTACAGCCCCCGCTACATTATGCGCCAAGCAGTTAAAGGTTACATCAAAGGGAACCTGTACAGCAAAATCATGACCCGCACCGCCATAAACTATAACCTCTGGCGAATCATGTCCAAAATGTAGGGGAAACTAAAAAAGAAAAAGGGGAATGAGTTTTACTTTTTGTCGTTGAAGTAAAGCTGTGGCAGTCTTCTTAGCATCAGCAAGATTATTGCGCCGATTATGACGATTACGATGATTATTGCTGCGACGCTGGGTAGGAAGTACTGCTCAGAGATTGTTTGGGGTTGAGGTGTAGGTGCCGTTGTTGGTTCGGGTTCTCCTTCGACTACGAATGAGGTTACTGCAGTAGAGGGCCAGTAGGATTCGCTGCCCGCAAACGAGGCGTAAACCATGTATGGTCCTGGAATGTCTGGAACCCAGTTGTAGCTGAAGTAGCCCTCGACGGTGCTTGTGGTTGTGCCGATGCTGCGGTAGTTCCCGTTGCCGTCAACGACGAATAATTCAACTGGTACACCTGTGGCGTTGGTTGGTTTAGGCTGCTGCATGTAAACGTATTCCATCCATGCTTCCATGCTTTCTTCAGAAACGGCTGCAACTCCGTTGGGGAAGCGGGCGCTTCTGTCGTCGTCTGTTGTGCCTGTGGAGATGTCGGTTATGGTGCCGCTTATTACCACGGATTGACCATACTGTAAACCTGCTTTTGGCGCGTCAACGGTCATCTTGGTTGGGCCTTTGCCGTAGGTGTAGATTTGGCAGTCGTAACTGTTCCATGCTACTAGGTAGCCGTCGGCGATGGGGCTTGGTTCGCGTCCATAGAAGCCCAAGACTTTCCAGACCAAAGAGCCGTCGGTACAGTTGAGAACGATCTTGTGAGCGTCTGAAAAGAGCGGTGGGTCGTACATGCGGCTTTCGGAGAGGAAGAGTTTGCCGTCTGCGATGCTGTGTGAGCCGAAGTGCCAGAATGGGTAGATGCCGTATGGGGTGTTGTAGCCTGCTGGTCGGGGTTCATAGGTCCAGGCGATTTTGCCTGTTTTTAGGTCGATTGCGTTGACGTAGCCGCCGAAGTCCCAGATGTAGCATTTGTCGTAAGCGATGGCGCCGCCTCTTGATAGGGTGCTCAAAGCGTTACCCTTTAGCTGAATTGCGCTGCCGACTTGTGCGCCTGTCTTGAGGTTGAATACGTATGCTATGTTTGTGTCTTTATCATGTTCAACGTAGTATCCGTCGCCTGCAGCTAAAACGCTGACTTCATGGTGTCTTGGCACAGTTCTATTCACCGGACCCCACATGAGTTCACCAGTTTTCGCGTTAAAACCGCATTCAATTTCGGATCCCTCACCGAACTCTGACGCGAAGGTATCCATCGTTTCTCCGTAAGCTCGTAAAAGAATAACTTCGTTTGTTCTTGCTGCGATGCTTAGAGCGGGATTCTTGAGAGTGTTGGTTAGATCGGTGATGTTAACGCCATTAATGGTTGAGGGTATTGCCTTTGACCATTGGTAGCCTCGCGTATAGTTAATGTTGCCTGAGGGGCGGATGACAGAGCTCATTGTTGGTCCCTGAAGACACAGCGTG harbors:
- a CDS encoding ATP/GTP-binding protein, which gives rise to MPLAFIIGTAGSGKSLFTAAFADWLKMSKQDVAVVNLDPGALKLPYQPDVDVRNYVDVGNLMEKYNLGPNGALIMAADLIADEIENLTRDIEEVHADIVLVDTPGQMELFAFRASGPYIVNELTKEPKALIYLFDAVFSINPLNYVSNMFLSAAVYNRFFTPQVHVLSKMDLIPKKDAQTIASWSANPMALESAIEQKLEGTKRLFSRNMMQAITKLGLKFLLMPVSSKTNEGMVNINTTLERILNYGEKYTT
- a CDS encoding PQQ-binding-like beta-propeller repeat protein gives rise to the protein MFRKATVCLFSLALLLLPSVALAEQPLDWPMFRGNLKNDGATTSAAPQSNQTLWKFNTGGQVGSPTVVDGVVYVGSYDHNVYAFDAATGKVIWAYETGSIVISKPAVSGGIVCVGSEDFNLYALDAATGRKLWNFSTGYYVDSDPAIVDGVVYFGSEDSKVYALNLASGELLWSYQTGDSIMLSATVVSEGLVYVGSLDRKLYCLNAADGALVWSYTTGDQIISVPAVANGTVYVGSADNYVYALGAVDGSLKWRFQTGDDVYSSPQMVDGVVYVGSLDGRVYALDATDGEQVWAFEAGAGIASSPTVADGVVYVGANDNRLYALNASTGLPKWSYTTGDIVISCPAVAGGMVFVGSWDGRFYAFSTELGVLMWSFSTGGKIDSSPTVADGRVYVGSHDGKIYALDAYTGMVGYDWELHNTVVWSYDTGDMVMFSSPAIADGTIYVASYNGKIYALDAQTGSLKWSYLTGFAVVSSPTVYDGVVYVGSEDFVFYALNASDGALLWKFETGDQIVVSSAALVNGTVFFGSNDGYVYALDASDGDLVWKFKTGGHVVSSPAVVDGVLYVGSYDRNVYALKSSDGTLLWSFATGNAVSSSPSVANGLVYVGSDDNKLYALHASDGSEAWTYTTQGPVASSPAIAGDTVLFGSYDGKLYALNTQTGALRWSYQTEDKVVSSPTAANGIVYVGSYDHMVYAFGSVQDRDGSDGLPVGLVARVVIAVSLIAVIGALIWLRKNKCHP
- a CDS encoding radical SAM protein yields the protein MASNKKVALVNPPLPVDIGHHPQFPPLGLAYMAAVLDQNGFEVKVIDCPVSHYDHDKLKAELSAFQPALIGTGSMTPTIESAFKCAQVAREVCPEARIVMGGPHATFSDSEVLTIEKTVDVIVRGEGEETLLELAKQPDTGMKLGDIKGISFRKDGEVIRTADRPFIADLDALPLPAYKFLPIEKYYVSKRKLLPIITSRGCPYACSFCVASQMFGQRFRARSPKNVLDELEWLQNEFGAEGVAFQDDTFTFDRKRAMAICDGMIERKLKLHWGCGTRADVVTKEVLDKMAKAHCDETMFGVESGCTSMRAVLKKGVTNEQIENAIKWAKDAGMFVTVSVILGYPGETKETLQETLDFAAKIQPDDVWLCHATPYPGTHLREIVVKNGWPMSQDWKTYNTMNPIYEDPNLPAKEIAEMRRRFYNKFYSPRYIMRQAVKGYIKGNLYSKIMTRTAINYNLWRIMSKM